Below is a genomic region from Cotesia glomerata isolate CgM1 linkage group LG5, MPM_Cglom_v2.3, whole genome shotgun sequence.
TGAGTGTAGACCGCGCAGCTGTTATCAACATGACATCTCTGATGGGCAGCATCGCAGATAACGGTTCAGGTGGATCTTACCCCTACAGATGCAGCAAAGCTGCCCTGAACGCTGCAACCAAGTCGATGAGCGTTGATCTGAAAGAAGACGGGATCCTGGTAGCTTGCATGCATCCTGGCTGGGTCAAGACGGACATGGGAGGGTCCAATGCTCCAATGGATATTGATTCCAGTGTTCATAATATGGTCCAGACGGTCATGGGTCTTTCTGAAAAAGACAATGGAGCTTTTCTCAGACACGATGGGACTATTTTACCCTggtaagatttttttgttcctaaaattgttcaaaatttttaataaaaaaaaattgttcaaattttttaataaaaaaaatttttcaaaatttttaataaaaaaaattgttcaaagttgttaataaaaaaaatttttttaattaaaaaaattgttcaaattttataataaaaaaaattgttcaaatttcttaataaaaaaaatttttttaattaaaaaaattgttcaaattttttaataacaaaaatttttttaattacaaaaattgttcaaattttttaacaaaaatttttttaattaaaaaaattgttcaaattttttaataaaaaaaaattttttaatgaaaaaaattgttcaaatttcttagtaaaaaaaatcaaatttttaataattaaaattaaatttttttaataaaaaaaattttattaattaaaaaaattgttcaaatgtcttaataaaaaaaatcaaatttttataattaaaattaaattaattttttttcaggtaaattttcagattttcattgaaaaaatttttgtatttttctgatttaaataaatgaacaaatttaaataataaatttttattacttaaaatttatttccaatataagatctagttttttattttttatacattataattaaaatatttacacaaaACTCTAATTAGAGTTTTAAAATAGTGTACTCGTGaggcttaaattaattaataaatcttaggtgtacaatattaaattaaaataatatttattataaaaaaattttaatataaatgaaataatgatTGTGGAAAtgataacaatgataatgctGATGCATCATTGGATGGTTAATCCTTCCGGTGGATATTAATTATCATGTGGTAGAGTAATCAATCAGTCTTGAGTACTTTTGGAGCTGGCTCGCTGTTTTGCGAGTTTGAATCTTCCGAGAACCCTAGATGTGTTGAAAAATCTGTCATTCCTTGTGAATCACTTACAGTCGAAAAgcctatttaataattatacttgtaaaataaaaataaataaaataataataacaacaataataataatttttaaattttacatgtgTTGGAGTCCTCGGTGAGTCCGAAATTCGAGTTGTTTGATGAGTCCATTCCACTTTTTCTTGGCAAACCATTTTCTTTATCAGCCAAGGactttgctttttttttctaaaaaaaataattttttttgataaaatattattattattattatattaaaagtagctaattttttaattatttaaaatattttacgattaaattctaatataaaagaaaatttagcatataaatttaacttgtgaagttttaagtaaaaatttaaaacattctaaataaataaaaaaattttttaatgaaaatttttaagttctaattaagaaaatttaaataaaaatttcacatgtagaaaatttaaaaaattatgagtgtaattttttacaattatttttttaattctaactagcaaccttgcagtcacttcGTGACTGCtgtttgtgaactataaataaacaaaattctgctttgttaaataatgacttttgttaaattctactgaactctcttaaatattgacgtttttaaagatataagctcatcccggtgttacactcatcaagagctttcatttgagtacccacatgcatttttgatatatttttcatatatacatatatataatgtatataaatatatgaaaaattgaagtgggtactcaaatgaaaggtcttgatgagtgtaatgtcggagtgagcttatatctttaaaaaagtcaatagttcACCAGAAAtgaggtaatttcttaattattgatatttttaaagatgtaagctcatctcgatgttacactcatcaagacctttcatttaagtacccatatgcatttttgatatatttttcatatattcatatatataatatatataaatatataaaatatatgaaaaattgatgtgggtactcaaattaaaggtcttgataagtgtagtGTCGGAGTcagcttatgtctttaaaaatgtcaatagttcacaagatacaaggttatttttcaattattgataattttaaagatgtaagctcatcccgatgttacagtcatcaagacctttcatttgagtacccacatcaatttttcatatatttttcatatatacatatgtataaatatatataatatatataaatatataaaatatatgaaaaattgatgtgggtactcaaatgaaaggtctcgatgagcgtaacattaGAATGAGCTTTTatgttcaaaaatataattagttcacaagataaaaagtaattttttaattattgacattttttaagatataaactcatgttgacgttacactcatcaagaccgttcatttaagtacccacatggcattttttatatattttatatatatggtatttgtgaaatatataaatatataaaatatatgaaaaattgatgtgggtactcaaatgaaaggtcttgattagtgtaacatcagaatgagcttatatctgtaaaaatctcaatatttcacaagataaaagatcatttcttaattatgtatctagagatattttcgaatgcagctaaaatactcataataaattgactatcggcaagaatgatatgaaacctttaaaaggcacaaattaaaattaagacctttgcaaggacaataaatttctttaaaaaaaccgAGTTTAtcatgactatcctggacacaaaattttatgaaaattaagttagccgacactcaaaaatttttgattttttttttttattaaaaattataactaaaaaaccttttaaaaaattccacgtataatttttaaaattttctacatgtgaaaatttttgtttcaattttttacaaattatttttcaataatataatttataaaaattttcaaatgtcggctaatttaattttcataaaatttttcttgttctctcaataatataaattagctttaaaaaaatttttgtctgatataataattaaaatggagcaaaaaaaactatttttttaaaaactaccctaacaatatttcaaattttttacaaataaaatttttttcaaaataaatttttaatatttaaaaaaaagctaCTATTAAttccataaataaatataaaattctaaccAACTCAAGCGTTGATATCGGTAcccatttgtaaattttcatggtAGTCTCTCCTATCGTCACCCATTTTTTTTccctggaaaaaaaaaaaaaaaacctaaattaaaaaactccaaataaatataaaccacaacaaagtaattaattaccaGTGCCGAACTTTATCCACAACTTGCATAACTCGTTTAATGTCATCTTTAGCACGACTCCGAGTTTCTGCTCGCACAGACCGCGACATCATGATacactttattaattaattaatacaatttaaaaaagaataactCTGCCGCTCTAACTATAGCGAGCAGCTgttatagtttaaataaataaataaataattttcctaAACTTAAACTTAATTATCAAAAGACGCATCAGCAGGTTATACTtttataatagtttttttagtaGTGTTTGAGTGATTAAACTTGTTCAGACTGACAGGAGGGCGCTGCTAAGGCGGccattttgtaaatataaataaatttcatcagCTGTCACCAGATGTCGCTTCCGAGCAACTGAAAAGAACgcattacaaataaataaaaatataaaaatacaaatacaaacaataaataataaacaataaataaaaattgtagaaatttggaatttagtgagttatttgttttttttttcggataATTTATCATGAGTTGCAACGGAGACTCTCAGGAAGCCGACGACTCGGTAGTCTGCTTGGACATTAGTCAGGACTCATCAGTGTGCGAAAACGATGCCGATGTTACTGACCACAACGACCTGGACGATAAATCCAGTGAAGGAAAAACTCTGCCACCTGGTGCGGCTCCAGAAGGGTTCATTGTCATCGACGAAGCCGTCGATGACCTCGAGGAAAAAAACGAGGATGATGAACCAGTTATTAAGGTTATCTTTAGGGACAAAACTGTTGCCaagtaagttttttattttacttaaattaatgaaaatcaaGTTAGCcatttcaagatttttagaaattttttattgaaaaaatttcaattaaacaaaaaaaaaaaaaaaaaattgtcacatgtaaaaaactttaaaaactataagtgcatttttttagaaatttttttttagttgtaatttaattaataaaaaaaaatcaaaaatttttagatgtctgctaacttcagtgtcatgaaaatataaaaattaagttagccgacactcaacaattcttgaatttttttattaattaataaataatagtttaaaaaaactaaaaacacgctttttatagaaaaccaaactaaaaaatagaaaataaatttaaattaaaaatagtgttaaaaatttcaataaatataaattaataatagtgtaaataaaaaaaatgtattttattttaaaaaaagcgtgaggtgcatggtgtcaatagttataaatattttattgacagatatgagtagagtgattatcattttgataatatcttaaaaagcacccacgctttttttaaaataaaatacatttttttatttacactattattaatttatatttattgaaatttttaacactattcttaatttaaatttattttctattttttagtttggttttctataaaaagcgtgtttttagtttttaaactattatttatttttacttttagtttggtttatttataaaagcgtgatttttagtttttaaactattatttgttgattatcaaaaatattcaggcgcgcaaattacccacggagagttacatactgacatactgacatactgacatacaagtgaagctaataaaaaataattatttataaatattataaatacggggaatcagagttcgatttcggagagcgagcctgagaaacggctaccagaaccaaggaaggccgcaggcgcgcagattacccacggagagttactgacatactgacaaactgacaaacaaacaaactgacatacaagtgaagctaatataaagcgtgtaaaaattagaactaaaaaacaatttttaaaaaattccacatataatttttaaaattttctacatgggataatttttgttttaattatttttcaataaaataaattatataaatttttaaatggttaatttaattttcatatgaaaattaagttagtcaacatttaaaaattaaaaaattttttttttattgaaaaaattattttaaaaaaatgtcacttGCAAAAGACTAAAAACtgcaagtgcaattttttaaaagtatttttttgttctcaatttaattattaaaaaaacaaaaaattaaaattgttggctaactttagtattattgaaaaatgaaaataaagttagccgacatttaaaaatttttatgattttttttattaaaaaataaaaaaaaaaattttttcatttttaaaaaactttaaaaactataagtacaattttttaaaaatattttttagttataatttaataaattaagcaaaataaaaaaataaaaaatgtcggctaattttattattataaatgaagttaatcgacatttcaaaatttttagaaattttttattgaaaaaatttcaattaaacaaaaaaaaaattgtcacatataaaaaactttaaaaactataagtgcatttttttagaaatttttttttagttgtaatttaattaataaaaaaaaatcaaaaatttttagacgtctgctaacttcagtttcatgaaaatataaaaattaagttagccgacactcaacaattcttgaatttttttattaattaaaaattagaactaaaaaacaatttttaaaaaattccacatataatttttaaaattttctacatgggataatttttgttttaattatttttcaataaaataaattatataaatttttaaatggttaatttaattttcatatgaaaattaagttagtcaacatttaaaaattaaaaaattttttttttattgaaaaaattattttaaaaaaatgtcacttGCAAAAGACTAAAAACtgcaagtgcaattttttaaaagtatttttttgttctcaatttaattattaaaaaaacaaaaaattaaaattgttggcTAACTTaagtattattgaaaaatgaaaataaagttagccgacatttaaaagtttttatgattttttttattaaaaaataaaaaaaaaaattttttcatttttaaaaaactttaaaaactataagtacaattttttaaaaatattttttagttataatttaataaattaagcaaaataaaaaaataaaaaatgtcggctaattttattattataaatgaagttaatcgacatttcaaaatttttagaaattttttattgaaaaaatttcaattaaacaaaaaaaattgtcacatgtaaaaaactttaaaaaatataaatgcatttttttagaaatttttttttagttgtaatttaattaataaaaacaaatcaaaattatttacacgtcTTCTcacttcagtgtcatttttatgatactaaagttagccgacgtttttaattatttgatttttttttaataattaaattaaaacaaaaaaatatttttaaaaaatttcccttacagtttttcaaattttttacaagtgacatttttttaaaaataatttttttaataaaaaaaaatctaaaaatttttaaatgtcggctaatttaattttcacgtcatttttatatgaaaatcaaGTCAaccatttcaaaatttttagaaattttttattgaaaaaatttcaattaaacaaaaaaaaaaaattgtcacatgtaaaaaactttaaaaactataagtgcaattgttttataaatatctttttagttttaatttaattaataaaaaaaatcaaaaatttttacacgtcttctaacttcagtgtcatttaaattaatagatatCTAATCTAacaattcttttaatttttaataataattgagttagtcgacgtttttaagtatttaaattaatttagtagatatttaaaaattttaagaattttttttcttaaattaagtcaaaaaaaaattgacgtagaaatttttataaatttaaaatgcaattttttttaaataattttccgaaacaaatttacttattcaataaaattaaaaaattgttttttgaatattaaaaataataattattaattttattgatttacattttttttttagagagtACCGGAGAAGAGTGAAGGAATATTTGGAGAGACTAGTGAGGGTCGATTTACCAGAAGACGACTCCTCAGACTTGGTTCTAGAAATTTGggataaaaattctgaaaaaacagaACGCGAAGATTTAAGTAGTCTATTTACAATTGACAGTAAACCTAGCAAGGAGGATTTCTGTAAAGTCCCAACTTATGGAAAGGTATTTTCATTTGTGATACTAAAATACATAACCAGACgacgattttttattttttttttaaataaatttagtccagaaattattaaaaaataatttataattttttagagtttcaaaatattagatttttttttgctataatctatattattaagataataagcaaaatttttttttatcattagaaaagttttgacctggagttgggtcttttcatggtttcttatcgttctcaccaatagtcaatttattataagtatttaggctgcatccgaaaatgctctatttctagatacataattaagaaataatcttgtatcttgtgaacgacatttttaaaaatataagctcatcccaatgttacactcatcgagacctttcatttgagtacccacatcaatttttcatacattttatatatttatatatttcacaaataccatatatattaaatatataaaaaatgccatgtgggtacttaaatgaaaggtctcgatgagtggaACATCGaagtgagtttatatcttaaaaaatgtcaataattaagaaatgaatttttatcttgtgaattattgacatttttaaagatataagctcatcccgacattacactcattgagacttttcatttgagtacccacatcaatttttcatatatttatatatattatatatatgtatatacataaaatatatgaaaaaatgcatgtgggtactcaaatgaaaggtctcgatgagtgtaacatcgaagtgagtttatatcttaaaaaatgtcaataattaagaaatgaatttttatcttgggaaatattgacatttttaaacatataagctcatcccgatgttacgctcatcaagacctttcatttgagtacccacatcaatttttcatacattttatatatttatatatttcacaaataccatctatataaaatatataaaaaatgccatgtgggtacttaaatg
It encodes:
- the LOC123264990 gene encoding B-cell CLL/lymphoma 7 protein family member A, which translates into the protein MMSRSVRAETRSRAKDDIKRVMQVVDKVRHWEKKWVTIGETTMKIYKWVPISTLELKKKAKSLADKENGLPRKSGMDSSNNSNFGLTEDSNTCFSTVSDSQGMTDFSTHLGFSEDSNSQNSEPAPKVLKTD